Proteins encoded together in one Falco peregrinus isolate bFalPer1 chromosome 2, bFalPer1.pri, whole genome shotgun sequence window:
- the TRIM25 gene encoding E3 ubiquitin/ISG15 ligase TRIM25, protein MARSPPEPGLAVLEEELTCSICLSLFSSPVTVPCGHNFCGSCLESAWAGPAADFSCPQCRATFAGRPQLQKNTVLCRVVEQLRGCAGAGERDGEGEREGEAGSAAGDAPGDLPVRCDSCLRAPAARTCLTCTASFCAEHLRPHQDSPAFRDHQLCAPLRDLQRRKCPQHNKLLEFFCRQHGCCICSLCLLGHKLCDTSPLQLAKANAESALKKRLVELHNQCEKAAQAMKAVKIHQSQTIETASRKINLIRNEFSEIKALIEERENQILKVIADEEKRVWKKFDYIYGVLGNKKNDIQSLRDQIEVALTEQDDVLFLKKAAALQRTPTKNAFIPEVEMDQNLIHSTCQSAINLKDTVKLAVTQCREERVEAKLTPRKTKAPPLASPNRTFVGRQTLGPYHASKEKNFPQTPAASQVEADTKEKKKPGKIAPDVGTPNAAAAVSTKELIDSFLKKSREELLQYAVNVMLDCNTAHNKVILSDGYTRMSVSDTSLNYNNSPQRFTDCFQVLGLQCFKKGIHYWEVELQQSNFCGIGICYGSMDRQGPESRLGRNSSSWCIEWFNSKISSWHNDVEKCLPAVHATKIGVLLHCEGGFVIFMAVGKKHNLIYKFKAEFTEALYPAFWLFSSGTVLSLCQMKQ, encoded by the exons ATGGCCCGCTCGCCGCCGGAGCCGGGCCTGGcggtgctggaggaggagctgaCCTGCTCCATCTGCCTCAGCCTCTTCAGCAGCCCCGTGACCGTGCCCTGCGGGCACAACTTCTGCGGCTCCTGCCTGGAGAGCGcctgggccgggccggcggcggaCTTCAGCTGCCCGCAGTGCCGCGCCACCTTCGCGGGCCGCCCGCAGCTGCAGAAGAACACGGTGCTGTGCCGGGTGGTGGAGCAGCTccggggctgcgcgggggccggggagcgggatggggagggggagcgggagggggaggcggggagcgcggccgggGACGCCCCCGGGGACCTCCCGGTCCGCTGCGACAGCTGCCTGCGGGCGCCGGCGGCGCGGACCTGCCTGACCTGCACCGCCTCCTTCTGCGCCGAGCACCTGCGGCCGCACCAGGACAGCCCGGCCTTCCGCGACCACCAGCTCTGCGCCCCCCTGCGCGACCTCCAGCGGCGCAAGTGCCCGCAGCACAACAAGCTCCTCGAGTTCTTCTGCCGGCAGCACGGCTGCTGCATctgctccctctgcctcctCGGGCACAAGCTGTGCGacaccagccccctgcagctGGCCAAAGCCAACGCCGAG TCAGCGCTGAAGAAGAGACTTGTGGAGCTGCATAATCAGTGTGAAAAAGCTGCTCAGGCAATGAAGGCTGTGAAAATACATCAAAGCCAAACTATT GAGACAGCTTCCAGAAAGATCAATTTGATCAGAAATgagttttcagaaattaaagctttaattgaagaaagagaaaatcagattttgaaagtaattgcagatgaagaaaaaagagtTTGGAAAAAGTTTGATTATATTTATGGTGTTCTGGGAAATAAGAAGAATGACATTCAGTCTCTGAGAGATCAGATTGAGGTGGCactgactgaacaggatgaCGTTCTGTTTTTGAAG aaagcagcagcactgcaacgaACACCAACAAAAAACGCTTTCATTCCTGAAGTTGAAATGGACCAAAACCTGATACATTCCACTTGCCAGTCTGCCATTAACCTTAAAGACACTGTGAAACTTGCAGTGACTCAGTGTAGGGAGGAAAGAGTGGAAG CAAAACTAACACCTAGGAAAACCAAAGCCCCTCCACTAGCTTCTCCAAACAGAACCTTTGTTGGAAGACAGACACTGGGACCAT ATCATGCCTCCAAAGAGAAGAACTTTCCCCAGACTCCAGCCGCTTCACAGGTCGAGGCAGATACCA aggagaaaaagaaacctgGTAAAATTG CACCAGACGTGGGAACACCGAATGCTGCAGCTGCCGTTTCAACCAAGGAGCTTATTGacagctttctgaagaaatcCAGAGAGGAGCTTTTGCAGT ATGCTGTTAACGTCATGCTGGATTGCAACACAGCTCATAACAAAGTGATTCTGTCTGACGGATACACCAGGATGTCTGTCTCAGACACCTCCCTGAATTATAATAACAGCCCTCAGCGCTTCACCGATTGTTTCCAAGTTCTGGGGTTGCAGTGCTTCAAGAAGGGCATCCACTACTGGGAAGTGGAACTGCAACAGAGTAACTTCTGTGGCATTGGCATCTGCTACGGCAGCATGGACCGGCAGGGGCCCGAGAGTCgcctggggaggaacagcagcTCTTGGTGTATTGAGTGGTTTAATTCCAAAATATCATCCTGGCATAATGATGTTGAGAAGTGTTTGCCTGCTGTGCACGCTACCAAGATCGGTGTGCTGCTCCACTGTGAGGGAGGGTTTGTGATTTTCATGGCTGTTGGAAAGAAGCACAACTTGATCTACAAATTCAAAGCTGAGTTCACTGAAGCCCTGTACCCTGCCTTCTGGTTATTTTCCAGTGGCACTGTTCTCTCTCTATGCCAAATGAAACAGTAA
- the COIL gene encoding coilin: MAAAGGGPLRLRLLFDYPPPGSPGCALCWLLLEPGQVRLVTDLVSLIRHRFGFSRRARLSLFLEGALLPPTESARLVRDNDSLRVKLEEIVAEDYKETDDGFSYLPKDKKRRRQKEEEEEELSINEDDGHKREKKKNKHNPEHSSCREEASVDIWESQKRYKKRKKKEEVSGRNKLTGGKEESSTDQSKKLNKREREKQLPTKKKDEKQTQAAAAKMALEQANKSLSLNSSDSNTKKTTTQCRKKRVGTSDSSSTSTDSDNSELNVKQNKFSCKPVVATLPKDKFQAAANSNVKTVASNKVTVKSNAGNCTKTALSKNAQKSQSSSSDSDSSTEDEKVATAQDSTAKKSPPNNAAAVKTSTTKAPKAKTSSSESDSSDSETLVIKKSTANAGLSNSIVRNSIKQSPTSIQGPLASPGRGKGRGTGEDNFWRGPRGRGFRGMMRGQGHGRGANPNFFYNYSSEGQKQRQLNETATNTSVLVQNPVEVPKRNYSVLPLLAAPPQVGERIAFKRLELTANYSPEVSDYKEGKIISWNADKKQIELEILSSSPAQFAKEPGKFDLVYQSADGAELIEYAVPQDTKITESWDALIEPRLIVEPPVNGSSIENEH; this comes from the exons atggcggcggccggcggcggcccctTACGGCTGCGGCTGCTCTTCGACTACCCGCCGCCGGGCAGCCCGGGCTGCgcgctgtgctggctgctgctggagcccgGCCAGGTGCGCCTCGTCACCGACCTCGTCAGCCTCATCCGCCACCGCTTCGGCTTCAGCCGGCGGGCCCGCCTCAGCCTCTTCCTGGAGGGCGCGCTGCTGCCCCCGACCGAGAGCGCCCGCCTCGTGCGGGACAACGACTCGCTCCG aGTCAAACTGGAAGAGATAGTTGCAGAGGATTACAAAGAGACAGATGATGGCTTCTCTTACCtgccaaaagacaaaaaaaggcgaaggcaaaaggaggaggaggaagaagaattATCTATAAATGAAGATGATGGgcataaaagggaaaagaaaaagaataaacataaTCCTGAGCATTCCTCTTGTAGGGAAGAGGCCTCTGTAGATATTTGGGAGTCTCAAAAAAggtacaagaaaagaaaaaaaaaggaagaagttagTGGAAGAAATAAACTCACAGGAGGTAAGGAAGAGAGCTCTACTGACCAATCTAAAAAGCTTAAcaaaagggagagggagaaacagTTGCCAACAAAAAAGAAGGATGAAAAGCagacacaggcagctgcagcaaagaTGGCTTTAGAACAGGCAAATAAGAGCTTGTCTCTAAATTCTAGTGacagtaacacaaaaaaaaccacaacacagtgCAGAAAAAAGAGGGTGGGAACTTCAGATTCCTCCAGCACATCAACTGACAGTGACAACAGTGAATTAAAcgtaaagcaaaataaattttcttgtAAACCTGTAGTGGCAACGCTTCCCAAAGACAAATTCCAAGCTGCTGCAAATTCTAATGTGAAAACTGTTGCTTCTAATAAAGTGACTGTAAAGTCTAACGCTGGAAACTGCACTAAGACTGCACTTAGTAAAAATGCTCAAAAATCCCAGTCCTCGAGTTCAGATTCTGACTCGAGTACAGAAGATGAGAAAGTGGCAACAGCACAAGACAGTACTGCGAAGAAGTCACCGCCTAACAACGCGGCAGCTGTAAAAACCAGTACCACCAAGGCTCCCAAAGCAAAGACCTCCTCTTCAGAGTCTGATAGTTCAGATTCAGAAACACTTGTTATTAAAAAATCCACAGCAAATGCTGGACTGAGTAATTCCATAGTAAGAAACTCTATTAAACAGTCCCCAACCAGTATTCAAGGACCACTTGCCAGCCCAGGCCGTGGAAAGGGGCGTGGAACAGGAGAGGATAACTTCTGGAGAGGACCTAGGGGCCGTGGGTTTCGTGGGATGATGAGGGGCCAAGGCCATGGGAGAGGAGCAAACCCCAACTTCTTCTATAACTACAGCAGTGAAGGCCAGAAACAGAGGCAGTTAAATGAAACTGCGACAAACACTTCTGTTCTTGTCCAG aatCCTGTGGAGGTCCCCAAGAGAAACTATAGTGTGTTACCTCTTCTAGCTGCTCCACCACAAGTGGGAGAAAGAATTGCCTTTAAG CGCTTGGAACTAACGGCAAATTACAGTCCTGAAGTTTCAGACTATAAG gagggaaaaataatcAGTTGGAATGCTGATAAAAAACAGATTGAGCTTGAGATCCTTTCGTCATCACCAGCACAAT ttgcTAAAGAGCCAGGGAAATTTGATCTGGTTTACCAGTCTGCGGATGGAGCGGAACTGATAGAGTATGCTGTTCCTCAGGATACAAAG ataacTGAAAGTTGGGATGCACTGATAGAGCCAAGGCTGATTGTTGAGCCCCCAGTGAATGGATCCAGCATTGAAAATGAACACTGA
- the SCPEP1 gene encoding retinoid-inducible serine carboxypeptidase has translation MGPPPPVLPVLLVLPLLAAGVVLRQSQEPKELWGYVQVRSKAHMFWWLYYADNPTKDFTELPLILWLQGGPGASGCGFGNFEEIGPLDKEMKRRNTTWLQAASILFVDNPVGTGFSYVDDCSLFAKNLTTVVSDMMVFLGEFFTHRTEFQTIPFYIFSESYGGKMAAGIALELHEAVQKGTIKCNFMGAALGDSWISPLDSVLSWGPYLYSTSLLDDKGLAEVTGVAKEIMDAINKNQYGLATELWGKAEDIIEENTDNVNFYNIMTKEVPEVKSNEQGNLHLRLYQRHVRNMHKDSLNELMNGPIRKKLKIIPDCVKWGGQSIEVFQNMAEDFMKPVIDIVDQLLAANVNVTVYNGQLDLIVDTMGQEAWIRKLKWPNLNQFSQQRWKALYVSPESTETAAFHKAYENFAFFWILKAGHMVPSDQGEMALKMVRMVTQQQQ, from the exons AtggggccgccgccgccggtgCTGccggtgctgctggtgctgccgcTGCTGGCCGCAG GTGTAGTTTTGAGGCAATCCCAAGAACCCAAAGAGCTATGGGGATACGTGCAAGTGCGAAGTAAGGCCCACATGTTCTGGTGGCTCTACTATGCAGATAACCCAACCAAAGACTTCACAGAGCTGCCTCTCATCTTGTGGCTTCAG GGAGGTCCAGGAGCTTCAGGCTGTGGGTTTGGGAACTTTGAAGAAATTGGTCCGTTAGACAAAGAAATGAAACGAAGAAATACAACCTGG TTGCAGGCAGCCAGTATCTTGTTTGTGGATAATCCTGTGGGAACTGGATTCAGTTATGTGGATGATTGCAGCTTGTTTGCCAAAAACCTTACCACGGTAGTTTCTGATATGATGGTTTTTCTTGGAGAATTCTTCACACATAGAACAGAATTCCAG ACCATCCCATTCTACATATTTTCCGAGTCTTATGGAGGTAAAATGGCTGCTGGCATCGCTTTAGAGCTGCATGAG GCTGTTCAAAAAGGGACCATAAAGTGCAATTTTATGGGGGCTGCTCTTGGAGACTCGTGGATTTCTCCTTTGG aCTCTGTGCTGTCTTGGGGGCCCTACCTTTACAGCACT TCTCTCCTTGATGATAAAGGTCTAGCAGAAGTGACTGGTGTTGCCAAAGAAATAATGgatgcaataaataaaaatcagtatggGCTGGCCACTGAGCTCTGGGGCAAGGCTGAAGATATCATTGAAGAG AACACAGACAATGTGAACTTTTATAACATCATGACTAAGGAGGTTCCAGAAGTGAAATCAAATGAACAAGGAAATCTCCATCTCA GACTTTACCAACGCCATGTCAGAAATATGCATAAGGACAGCCTAAATGAATTGATGAATGGACCCATCAGAAAGAAGCTAAAAATTATTCCTGACTGTGTGAAATGGGGAG GTCAGTCCATAGAAGTCTTTCAGAACATGGCTGAGGACTTCATGAAACCTGTCATTGATATTGTTGATCAGCTTTTGGCAGCCAATGTCAATGTTACGGTGTATAACGGGCAGCTGGATCTCATTGTTGACACCATGG GCCAGGAGGCTTGGATCCGGAAACTGAAATGGCCGAATTTGAACCAGTTCAGCCAGCAGAGGTGGAAGGCACTCTATGTGTCTCCAGAATCCACTGAGACAGCTGCTTTCCACAAGGCCTATGAGAACTTCGCTTTCTTCTGGATTCTTAAGGCTGGGCACATG GTACCATCTGATCAAGGAGAGATGGCGCTGAAAATGGTCAGGATGGTGACGCAACAGCAGCAGTAG